A window of the Brassica napus cultivar Da-Ae chromosome C5, Da-Ae, whole genome shotgun sequence genome harbors these coding sequences:
- the LOC106418673 gene encoding U-box domain-containing protein 25 yields the protein MPRSLEPLDLGIQIPYHFRCPISLELMRDPVTVCTGQTYDRTSIESWVSTGTDTTCPVTRAPLSDFTLIPNHTLRRLIQEWCVANRSNGVERIPTPKQPADPTSVRALLSQASAACGTHVSVRSRAAALRRLRAFARDSEKNRVLIAAHNAKEILIRILFSDESPELVSEALALLAMFPMTEPGQCESIISDAGRVGFLTRLLFDSSIETRVNAAALIEMVVTGSKTADIKGTVLTSECIFEGVIDLLRNPTVTSSPRRALKIGVKALFALCLAKNTRRIAVSSGAPEILIDRLAAGLDRCDAERALATVELLCRTAEGCAAFGEHALTVPLLVKTILRVSDRATEYAAGALLALCTAEERWRDEAVAAGVVVQLLLMVQSECTERAKRKAQKLLKLLRDSWPDYSFANSDDFACSEVVPF from the coding sequence ATGCCGAGAAGTCTAGAGCCGTTGGATCTAGGAATCCAGATACCGTACCATTTCAGATGTCCAATCTCACTAGAGCTGATGCGTGACCCGGTAACCGTCTGCACCGGTCAAACCTACGACCGAACAAGCATCGAGTCATGGGTCTCCACAGGAACCGACACGACATGTCCTGTCACACGCGCTCCTCTGTCCGACTTCACTCTCATCCCAAACCACACTCTCCGCCGTCTCATCCAAGAATGGTGCGTCGCCAACCGCTCCAACGGCGTCGAGCGCATCCCTACTCCCAAACAGCCCGCTGATCCAACCTCCGTCCGAGCTCTCCTCAGCCAAGCCTCCGCCGCGTGTGGAACTCACGTCTCCGTTCGCTCCCGCGCCGCCGCCCTCCGCCGCTTGCGTGCGTTCGCGCGCGATTCCGAAAAGAACCGCGTTTTGATCGCGGCGCACAACGCCAAAGAGATTCTGATCAGGATTCTGTTCTCCGACGAGTCTCCTGAGCTGGTCTCCGAGGCCCTCGCTCTTCTAGCTATGTTCCCGATGACGGAGCCTGGTCAGTGCGAATCTATAATCTCGGATGCGGGTCGGGTCGGGTTCCTGACCCGGTTACTATTCGATTCCTCTATCGAAACGCGCGTTAACGCTGCCGCGTTGATAGAGATGGTTGTGACGGGATCGAAGACGGCTGATATCAAAGGAACGGTTTTAACCTCTGAGTGTATATTCGAAGGAGTTATCGATCTTCTACGTAATCCTACGGTTACGTCGTCCCCACGGCGAGCTCTCAAGATCGGAGTCAAAGCCCTGTTCGCGCTCTGCCTCGCGAAAAACACGCGCCGCATCGCCGTATCATCCGGTGCACCGGAGATTCTAATCGACAGACTCGCGGCGGGGTTAGACAGGTGCGACGCTGAGCGAGCTTTAGCTACGGTGGAGCTTCTCTGCCGGACGGCAGAGGGATGCGCGGCGTTCGGCGAGCACGCTCTGACGGTGCCGCTTCTTGTGAAGACGATTCTGAGGGTTTCGGATCGTGCGACGGAGTACGCGGCGGGGGCGTTGTTAGCGCTTTGTACGGCGGAGGAAAGGTGGAGAGACGAGGCGGTGGCGGCGGGAGTGGTGGTGCAGTTGCTGCTGATGGTGCAGAGTGAGTGTACGGAGAGGGCGAAGAGGAAGGCACAGAAGCTGCTGAAGCTTCTGAGAGACTCGTGGCCTGACTACTCCTTCGCTAACTCCGATGATTTCGCCTGCAGCGAAGTGGTCcccttttga
- the LOC106418295 gene encoding filament-like plant protein 7 isoform X1 has protein sequence MDANQWRSKKKIESVAETLQGSSRRNIKPQARAVPPGNGVRPERARKNLNEKLETVALNSPKKDPRVNLYGDKDVADEIFLKDEEMSLVDGGDSSPFCDKLLQRMELLGRDHEAKRLDNNNFMKDRQEESAFDDVIEMKRKIHTLTAENSQLKKSLVAKEELTVSLQERKFQVESEFEALMTRLDSTEKENAFLRYEYTVLEKDLEVKTEETEYTRKSMELTHKQQLRNVNKIVELEAECKRLRLLFRKKFPDRSISMRNEGEEMKRRNANNKSDLMMRDEAQSRKLKYDLLMEQIGNVRAENKNLMDIIMRKNMEIKDLSRGQKPLSASSFDIRSENSVISPSGSKEMKLLMDDFNEMEKLAIVCTEKAAPRGEDDGEKDDGSFDWIQVVLSAVSKQERISKRGVKELLQDIKIALGCMDDDDDVETKKGEGDPLCITWKSNVESGPMTKAEIKRHLGLTKVEKVETEERQELKDKLEEAVEKIRSLEGEVKALRESKEKVEAEMETERSMKEDLDTKLHIAEAKLNETEKKLSSLEVEFDYRKSCCEELEGTCIELQLQLESVETKKPMHRNKSVSRKGWDIAAASVKLSECQETITNLRKQLRALSTTETSSTMKYLHKRPSLRESIEDATAKDSSSYNSVTHDDGNSNNALIVYEPEKAKGEKMEMVPRKKQGVGFLKRLLFRKKRVSTKKYLALTM, from the exons ATGGATGCAAACCAGTGGAGATCGAAGAAGAAAATAGAATCTGTAGCAGAAACACTCCAAGGTTCTTCTAGAAGAAACATCAAACCACAG GCACGTGCGGTTCCTCCAGGAAATGGAGTTAGACCTGAGAGAGCTCGAAAAAATCTCAACGAGAAGCTAGAAACTGTAGCCTTAAACTCTCCTAAGAAAGATCCTCGTGTGAATCTTTACGGAGATAAAGACGTAGCAGATGAGATTTTCTTGAAAGATGAAGAAATGAGTTTAGTGGATGGAGGAGACTCATCGCCTTTTTGTGATAAGCTTCTCCAGCGAATGGAGCTTCTTGGGAGAGATCATGAGGCAAAGAGACTGGATAACAACAATTTCATGAAGGATAGACAAGAAGAATCTGCATTTGATGATGTAATCGAGATGAAGAGAAAGATTCACACGTTAACCGCCGAGAACTCTCAGCTAAAGAAGTCTCTTGTGGCCAAAGAAGAGCTCACGGTGAGCCTGCAAGAGCGTAAGTTTCAAGTGGAATCAGAATTCGAAGCGTTGATGACGAGATTAGACTCAACGGAGAAAGAAAACGCGTTCTTGAGATACGAGTATACCGTTCTCGAGAAGGATCTCGAAGtaaaaacagaggaaacagagTATACTCGCAAGTCCATGGAGCTAACGCATAAACAGCAGCTCAGGAACGTGAACAAGATCGTGGAGCTCGAAGCCGAGTGCAAAAGACTGAGACTCCTGTTTCGCAAGAAGTTTCCTGATAGGTCGATCTCCATGAGGAACGAAGGGGAAGAGATGAAAAGAAGAAACGCGAATAATAAGAGTGATTTGATGATGAGAGATGAAGCTCAGAGCCGGAAGCTTAAGTACGATCTGCTGATGGAGCAGATAGGTAACGTTAGGGCCGAGAACAAGAATCTGATGGACATCATTATGAGGAAGAACATGGAGATTAAAGACCTTAGCCGCGGGCAGAAGCCTTTAAGTGCTTCGAGCTTCGATATTAGAAGCGAAAATAGTGTCATTAGCCCTTCTGGTTCGAAGGAGATGAAGTTGCTTATGGATGACTTTAATGAGATGGAGAAGTTAGCTATTGTTTGTACTGAGAAAGCAGCTCCAAgaggagaggatgatggtgagaAAGACGACGGGTCTTTCGACTGGATTCAAGTTGTTTTGAGTGCTGTATCAAAGCAAGAGAGGATATCGAAACGCGGTGTTAAAGAGTTGTTGCAAGACATCAAGATTGCTTTGGGATgtatggatgatgatgatgatgtagaGACCAAGAAAGGTGAAGGAGATCCTCTCTGCATCACATGGAAATCAAATGTGGAATcag GTCCAATGACAAAGGCTGAGATCAAGAGACATTTGGGTCTAACAAAAGTGGAGAAAGTTGAAACTGAAGAGAGGCAAGAACTGAAGGATAAGCTTGAGGAAGCCGTTGAAAAGATCAGAAGCTTAGAAGGCGAGGTCAAGGCATTGAGAGAGAGTAAGGAGAAGGTAGAGGCTGAGATGGAAACTGAGAGATCAATGAAGGAAGATCTTGATACAAAGCTACACATAGCCGAAGCTAAGCTCAACGAGACGGAGAAGAAACTGTCTTCTCTTGAAGTAGAGTTTGATTATAGAAAGAGTTGTTGTGAAGAACTCGAAGGGACTTGCATCGAGCTTCAGCTTCAGTTAGAAAG tgttGAAACGAAGAAACCAATGCATAGAAACAAAAGCGTGAGTAGAAAG GGATGGGATATTGCAGCAGCTTCTGTGAAGTTATCAGAGTGTCAAGAAACAATTACCAATTTAAGGAAGCAACTAAGAGCTTTATCGACAACAGAAACTAGCAGCACAATGAAATATCTGCACAAAAGACCTTCTCTCCGGGAAAGTATTGAAGACGCAACGGCCAAAGATTCATCATCCTATAACAGCGTTACTCATGATGATGGTAACAGTAACAATGCCTTGATAGTGTACGAACCAGAGAAGGCGAAAGGTGAGAAGATGGAGATGGTTCCAAGAAAGAAGCAAGGAGTAGGGTTCTTGAAGAGGCTGTTGTTCAGGAAGAAAAGAGTGAGCACCAAGAAATATCTTGCCTTGACTAtgtaa
- the LOC106418295 gene encoding filament-like plant protein 7 isoform X2, whose amino-acid sequence MDANQWRSKKKIESVAETLQGSSRRNIKPQARAVPPGNGVRPERARKNLNEKLETVALNSPKKDPRVNLYGDKDVADEIFLKDEEMSLVDGGDSSPFCDKLLQRMELLGRDHEAKRLDNNNFMKDRQEESAFDDVIEMKRKIHTLTAENSQLKKSLVAKEELTVSLQERKFQVESEFEALMTRLDSTEKENAFLRYEYTVLEKDLEVKTEETEYTRKSMELTHKQQLRNVNKIVELEAECKRLRLLFRKKFPDRSISMRNEGEEMKRRNANNKSDLMMRDEAQSRKLKYDLLMEQIGNVRAENKNLMDIIMRKNMEIKDLSRGQKPLSASSFDIRSENSVISPSGSKEMKLLMDDFNEMEKLAIVCTEKAAPRGEDDGEKDDGSFDWIQVVLSAVSKQERISKRGVKELLQDIKIALGCMDDDDDVETKKGEGDPLCITWKSNVESGPMTKAEIKRHLGLTKVEKVETEERQELKDKLEEAVEKIRSLEGEVKALRESKEKVEAEMETERSMKEDLDTKLHIAEAKLNETEKKLSSLEVEFDYRKSCCEELEGTCIELQLQLESVETKKPMHRNKSGWDIAAASVKLSECQETITNLRKQLRALSTTETSSTMKYLHKRPSLRESIEDATAKDSSSYNSVTHDDGNSNNALIVYEPEKAKGEKMEMVPRKKQGVGFLKRLLFRKKRVSTKKYLALTM is encoded by the exons ATGGATGCAAACCAGTGGAGATCGAAGAAGAAAATAGAATCTGTAGCAGAAACACTCCAAGGTTCTTCTAGAAGAAACATCAAACCACAG GCACGTGCGGTTCCTCCAGGAAATGGAGTTAGACCTGAGAGAGCTCGAAAAAATCTCAACGAGAAGCTAGAAACTGTAGCCTTAAACTCTCCTAAGAAAGATCCTCGTGTGAATCTTTACGGAGATAAAGACGTAGCAGATGAGATTTTCTTGAAAGATGAAGAAATGAGTTTAGTGGATGGAGGAGACTCATCGCCTTTTTGTGATAAGCTTCTCCAGCGAATGGAGCTTCTTGGGAGAGATCATGAGGCAAAGAGACTGGATAACAACAATTTCATGAAGGATAGACAAGAAGAATCTGCATTTGATGATGTAATCGAGATGAAGAGAAAGATTCACACGTTAACCGCCGAGAACTCTCAGCTAAAGAAGTCTCTTGTGGCCAAAGAAGAGCTCACGGTGAGCCTGCAAGAGCGTAAGTTTCAAGTGGAATCAGAATTCGAAGCGTTGATGACGAGATTAGACTCAACGGAGAAAGAAAACGCGTTCTTGAGATACGAGTATACCGTTCTCGAGAAGGATCTCGAAGtaaaaacagaggaaacagagTATACTCGCAAGTCCATGGAGCTAACGCATAAACAGCAGCTCAGGAACGTGAACAAGATCGTGGAGCTCGAAGCCGAGTGCAAAAGACTGAGACTCCTGTTTCGCAAGAAGTTTCCTGATAGGTCGATCTCCATGAGGAACGAAGGGGAAGAGATGAAAAGAAGAAACGCGAATAATAAGAGTGATTTGATGATGAGAGATGAAGCTCAGAGCCGGAAGCTTAAGTACGATCTGCTGATGGAGCAGATAGGTAACGTTAGGGCCGAGAACAAGAATCTGATGGACATCATTATGAGGAAGAACATGGAGATTAAAGACCTTAGCCGCGGGCAGAAGCCTTTAAGTGCTTCGAGCTTCGATATTAGAAGCGAAAATAGTGTCATTAGCCCTTCTGGTTCGAAGGAGATGAAGTTGCTTATGGATGACTTTAATGAGATGGAGAAGTTAGCTATTGTTTGTACTGAGAAAGCAGCTCCAAgaggagaggatgatggtgagaAAGACGACGGGTCTTTCGACTGGATTCAAGTTGTTTTGAGTGCTGTATCAAAGCAAGAGAGGATATCGAAACGCGGTGTTAAAGAGTTGTTGCAAGACATCAAGATTGCTTTGGGATgtatggatgatgatgatgatgtagaGACCAAGAAAGGTGAAGGAGATCCTCTCTGCATCACATGGAAATCAAATGTGGAATcag GTCCAATGACAAAGGCTGAGATCAAGAGACATTTGGGTCTAACAAAAGTGGAGAAAGTTGAAACTGAAGAGAGGCAAGAACTGAAGGATAAGCTTGAGGAAGCCGTTGAAAAGATCAGAAGCTTAGAAGGCGAGGTCAAGGCATTGAGAGAGAGTAAGGAGAAGGTAGAGGCTGAGATGGAAACTGAGAGATCAATGAAGGAAGATCTTGATACAAAGCTACACATAGCCGAAGCTAAGCTCAACGAGACGGAGAAGAAACTGTCTTCTCTTGAAGTAGAGTTTGATTATAGAAAGAGTTGTTGTGAAGAACTCGAAGGGACTTGCATCGAGCTTCAGCTTCAGTTAGAAAG tgttGAAACGAAGAAACCAATGCATAGAAACAAAAGC GGATGGGATATTGCAGCAGCTTCTGTGAAGTTATCAGAGTGTCAAGAAACAATTACCAATTTAAGGAAGCAACTAAGAGCTTTATCGACAACAGAAACTAGCAGCACAATGAAATATCTGCACAAAAGACCTTCTCTCCGGGAAAGTATTGAAGACGCAACGGCCAAAGATTCATCATCCTATAACAGCGTTACTCATGATGATGGTAACAGTAACAATGCCTTGATAGTGTACGAACCAGAGAAGGCGAAAGGTGAGAAGATGGAGATGGTTCCAAGAAAGAAGCAAGGAGTAGGGTTCTTGAAGAGGCTGTTGTTCAGGAAGAAAAGAGTGAGCACCAAGAAATATCTTGCCTTGACTAtgtaa